The Burkholderia cepacia genomic interval GATCGGTAAGTACCATCCTCACGGCGACACCGCGGTCTACGACACGATCGTGCGGATGGCGCAGGATTTCTCGCTGCGCTACATGCTGATCGACGGGCAGGGCAACTTCGGCTCGATCGACGGCGACAATGCCGCGGCGATGCGTTACACCGAAATTCGCATGGCGAAGATCGGTCACGAGCTGCTCGCCGACATCGACAAGGAAACGGTCGATTTCGAGCCGAACTACGACGGCAACGAAATGCAGCCGTCGGTCCTGCCGTCGCGCATCCCGAACCTGCTGATCAACGGCTCGTCGGGCATCGCGGTCGGCATGGCGACCAACATCCCGCCGCACAACCTGAACGAAGTCGTCGACGCGTGCCAGCACCTGCTGGGTAACCCGGAAGCGACGATCGACGAGCTGATCGAGATCATCCCGGCCCCGGATTTCCCGACGGCCGGCATCATCTACGGCGTCGCCGGCGTGCGCGACGGCTACCGCACCGGGCGCGGTCGCGTCGTGATGCGCGCGGCCACGCACTTCGAGGAGATCGACCGCGGCCAGCGGATGGCGATCATCGTCGACGAGCTGCCGTACCAGGTGAACAAGCGCTCGCTGCTCGAGCGGATCGCCGAGCTCGTCAACGAGAAGAAGCTCGAAGGCATCTCCGACATCCGCGACGAGTCCGACAAGAGCGGCATGCGCGTCGTGATCGAGCTCAAGCGCGGCGAAGTGCCGGAAGTGGTGCTGAACAACCTGTACAAGGCGACGCAGCTCCAGGATACGTTCGGCATGAACATGGTCGCGCTGGTCGACGGCCAGCCGAAGCTGCTGAACCTGAAGGAAATCCTGCAGTGCTTCCTGTCGCATCGACGCGAAGTGCTGACGCGCCGCACGATCTACGAACTGCGCAAGGCCCGCGAACGCGGCCATGTGCTCGAAGGTCTCGCGGTCGCGCTCGCCAACATCGACGAGTTCATCGCGATCATCAAGGCCGCGCCGACGCCGCCGATCGCGAAAGCGGAGTTGATGGCGAAGCCGTGGGATTCGTCGCTCGTGCGCGAGATGCTGACGCGCGCCGAGAGCGAGAACGCGGCGGCCGGCGGCCGCTCCGCGTACCGCCCGGAAGGTCTGAACCCGGCGTTCGGCATGCAGGGCGACGGGTTGTACCGCCTGTCCGACACGCAGGCCCAGGAAATCCTGCAGATGCGTCTGCAGCGCCTGACCGGCCTCGAGCAGGACAAGATCATCGGCGAGTACCGCGAAGTGATGGCGCAGATCGCCGACCTGCTGGACATCCTCGCACGCCCCGAGCGGATCACGACGATGATCGGCGAGGAGCTGACCTCGGTGAAGGCCGAATTCGGCGACGCGCGCCGCTCGAAGATCGAGCTGAACGCGACCGAGCTGAACACCGAGGATCTGATCACGCCGCAGGACATGGTCGTCACGATGTCGCACGCGGGCTACGTGAAGTCGCAGCCGCTGTCCGAGTACCGCGCGCAGAAGCGCGGCGGTCGCGGCAAGCAGGCGACGCAGATGAAGGAAGACGACTGGATCGAGACGCTGTTCATCGCGAACACGCACGATTACATCCTGTGCTTCTCGAACCGCGGCCGCGTGTACTGGGTCAAGGTCTATGAAGTGCCGCAGGGTTCGCGCAACTCGCGCGGCCGCCCGATCGTCAACATGTTCCCGCTGCAGGAAGGCGAGAAGATCAACGTCGTGCTGCCGGTCAAGGAATTCTCGGCCGACAAGTTCATCTTCATGGCGACGTCGCTCGGCACCGTGAAGAAGACGCCGCTCGAGGCATTCAGCCGTCCGATGAAGAAGGGCATCATCGCGGTCGGCCTCGACGAGGGCGACTACCTGATCGGCGCGTCGATCACCGACGGTGCGCACGACGTGATGCTGTTCTCCGATTCCGGCAAGGCCGTGCGCTTCGACGAGAACGACGTGCGTCCGATGGGGCGCGAGGCGCGCGGCGTGCGCGGCATGCAGCTCGAGGACGGGCAGCAGGTCATCGCGATGCTGGTCGCCGGCAGCGAGGAGCAGACGGTGCTTACCGCGACCGAGAACGGCTACGGCAAGCGCACGCCGATCACCGAGTACACGCGTCACGGCCGCGGCACGAAGGGTATGATCGCGATCCAGACGTCGGAGCGTAACGGCAAGGTCGTGGCTGCAACGCTCGTCGACGCCGAAGATCAGATCATGCTGATCACGACGGCCGGCGTGTTGATTCGCACCCGTGTCTCGGAGATTCGCGAGATGGGGCGTGCCACGCAAGGTGTTACACTCATCAGTCTCGATGAGGGTACCAAGCTCTCCGGCCTGCAGCAGATCGCGGAGGCCGAGGAGGGCGATGGCGAGGCCGACGAGGCGTCGGACGGCGAAGCCTGAAGAACGGATGAGACTCTGGCCGCCGCGGGCGTGAAGCGCCGCGGCCGGCGAGCAACCATTCATATTTCCAAAAGGGAGTGATGATGCAAAAGCAATTCAAGCAACTGGTCCTGCTGGCTGCACTGGTGCCGACGTTCGCGATGGCGCAAGCGCTGTCGAATTCCGCACCGGCGCCTGCCGCGGCAGCTGCGCCGATCGACGCCGACAAGAAGGCTGCGATCAAGGATCTGCTCGACGCGATCGACGCGCCGAAGCTCGTGTCGGCAATCGGCAACAGCGCCGAAATGCAGGCCAAGCAACTCGTGCCGGCAATCCTGTCGGACGCGCTGTCGGAAAACAAGACGCTGAACGACAAGCAGAAGCAGGCTGCCGTTCCGACGCTGCAGAAGAACGCGGTGCCGAAGCTGGTCGACGGCGCAGGCAAGGTGTTCGGTACGCAACAGTTCCAGAACGACGCGATGTCGGCTCAGTACGACGCGTACGCGAAGTACTACAGCACGTCGGAGATCAAGGATCTGACGACGTTCTACAAGAGCCCGACGGGCCGCAAGTTCATCCAGGTTCAGGATCAGGTCGGTCGCGACGTGGTCAACGGCCTGATGCAGAAGTACATGCCGCAAGCGATCCAGGCAACGCGTACGCAGGCTGACAAGGAAGTCGCAGCAGTCAAGCCGGGCAAGTAAGCCGTTCGGGCACGCCACCGGCCGTTCGGCCGGGTTTGGCGGGAGCCTGACGACAGTGCGATAATGGCCGTTTGCGCGCGAGCGCAAGCGGCCATTTCTTTTCTGGCGCGTTCTGCCGGCGGCGAGCCGGTCGCGTCCCTCCGAGGTTTTCACGATGCGCGTCTTTAATTTCTCCGCCGGCCCCGCGGCGATGCCCGAGGAAGTGCTGCGGCAAGCCGCCGACGAAATGCTCGACTGGCATGGCAGCGGCATGAGCGTGATGGAGATGAGCCATCGCGGCAAGGAGTTCATGTCGATCCACGAGGCCGCGCTGACCGACCTGCGCGACCTGCTCGGCGTGCCGGCGAGCCACCGGATCCTGTTCCTGCAGGGCGGCGGGATCGCCGAAAACGCGATCGTGCCGATGAACCTGCTCGGCTCGCGCAAGACGGCCGACTTCGTCGTGACGGGCTCGTGGTCGCAGAAGTCGTTCAGCGAAGCGAAGAAATACGGCACGCCGCATCTCGCCGCAACCGGCAAGACGGAAAACGGCTTCACGCGTGCGCCCGCGCGCGCCGAATGGCAACTGTCGGACGATCCGGCCTACGTGCATCTGTGCACCAACGAAACGATCGACGGCGTCGAGACGTTCGAGATTCCCGATCTCGGCGACGTGCCGCTGGTCGCGGATGTCTCGTCGCACATCCTGTCGCGTCCGATGGACGTCGCGAAGTACGGTGTGCTGTTCGGCGGCGCGCAGAAGAACATCGGGATGGCCGGTGTGACGCTCGTGATCGTGCGCGAGGACCTGCTCGACCGCTCGCTGTCGATCTGCCCGTCCGCGTTCGAATGGAAGACCATCGCCGCGAACAACTCGCTGTACAACACGCCGCCCACCTACGCGATCTACATCGCGGGTCTGGTATTCCAGTGGCTGAAGCGGCAGGGCGGCCTCGAAGCGATCGAGGCGCGCAATATCGAAAAGGCGAAGCTGCTCTACGACACGATCGACGCGAGCAGTTTCTATCTGAACAAGGTCGAGCCGGCAGCACGTTCGCGGATGAACGTGCCGTTTTTCCTGGCCGACGAAACGCGCAATGAAGACTTCCTTGCCGGCGCAAAGGCGCGCGGGCTGCTGCAGCTGAAGGGCCACAAGTCCGTCGGCGGCATGCGGGCGTCGATCTACAACGCGGTGCCGCTCGAGGGCGTGAAAGCGCTCGTCGAGTACATGAAGGACTTCGAGCAGCGCGGCGCCTGACGGCGGCGCTGTTCAAACAGCACGGCAAAACGCATGGACGACGAACTGAATTCCCGCCTGAAACCGCTGCGCGATCGCATCGACGCGATCGATGCGCAGCTGATCGCGCTCCTGAACCAGCGCGCCGCGGTGGCGCTGGAGGTGGGCGAGGTCAAGAAGCATTTCAACGCGCCGGTGTTCCGCCCGGAGCGCGAGCTGCAGGTGATCGCGCGGCTGCAGGACATGAGCGCGGGGCCGCTCGCGAGTGAGCACATCAGCGCCATCTGGCGCGAGATCATGGCCGCGAGCCGCGCGCTCGAGCAGACGATCCACGTCGCGTTCCTCGGGCCGGTCGGCACGTACAGCGAACAGGCGATGCTCGAGTATTTCGGCCAGTCGATCGAAGGGCTGCCGTGCCCGTCGATCGACGAGGTATTCCGCTCGGTCGAGGCCGGGGCTGTCGCGTACGGCATCGCGCCGGTCGAGAATTCGACCGAAGGCGCCGTGTCGCGCACGCTCGACCTGCTGCTGCAGACGCAACTGCTGATCAGCGGTGAGCTCGCGCTGCCGATCCATCACAACCTGCTGACGCAGGGCGGCACGCTCGACGGCGTGAAGCGTGTCTGCGCGCATGCGCAGG includes:
- the pheA gene encoding prephenate dehydratase — encoded protein: MDDELNSRLKPLRDRIDAIDAQLIALLNQRAAVALEVGEVKKHFNAPVFRPERELQVIARLQDMSAGPLASEHISAIWREIMAASRALEQTIHVAFLGPVGTYSEQAMLEYFGQSIEGLPCPSIDEVFRSVEAGAVAYGIAPVENSTEGAVSRTLDLLLQTQLLISGELALPIHHNLLTQGGTLDGVKRVCAHAQALAQCQQWLAANAPQLERQAVASNAEAARLAAADPTVAAIAGDRAAAHYGLQIAFSLIQDDPHNRTRFVIVGKQPAGQSGYDQTSLIVSVKNEPGAVFKLLEPLARHGVSMTRFESRPARVGTWEYYFYIDIEGHRDDAAVAAALAELGQKAAFLKILGSYPRAR
- the serC gene encoding 3-phosphoserine/phosphohydroxythreonine transaminase, with amino-acid sequence MRVFNFSAGPAAMPEEVLRQAADEMLDWHGSGMSVMEMSHRGKEFMSIHEAALTDLRDLLGVPASHRILFLQGGGIAENAIVPMNLLGSRKTADFVVTGSWSQKSFSEAKKYGTPHLAATGKTENGFTRAPARAEWQLSDDPAYVHLCTNETIDGVETFEIPDLGDVPLVADVSSHILSRPMDVAKYGVLFGGAQKNIGMAGVTLVIVREDLLDRSLSICPSAFEWKTIAANNSLYNTPPTYAIYIAGLVFQWLKRQGGLEAIEARNIEKAKLLYDTIDASSFYLNKVEPAARSRMNVPFFLADETRNEDFLAGAKARGLLQLKGHKSVGGMRASIYNAVPLEGVKALVEYMKDFEQRGA
- the gyrA gene encoding DNA gyrase subunit A yields the protein MDQFAKETLPTSLEEEMRRSYLDYAMSVIVGRALPDVRDGLKPVHRRVLFAMHELNNDWNRAYKKSARIVGDVIGKYHPHGDTAVYDTIVRMAQDFSLRYMLIDGQGNFGSIDGDNAAAMRYTEIRMAKIGHELLADIDKETVDFEPNYDGNEMQPSVLPSRIPNLLINGSSGIAVGMATNIPPHNLNEVVDACQHLLGNPEATIDELIEIIPAPDFPTAGIIYGVAGVRDGYRTGRGRVVMRAATHFEEIDRGQRMAIIVDELPYQVNKRSLLERIAELVNEKKLEGISDIRDESDKSGMRVVIELKRGEVPEVVLNNLYKATQLQDTFGMNMVALVDGQPKLLNLKEILQCFLSHRREVLTRRTIYELRKARERGHVLEGLAVALANIDEFIAIIKAAPTPPIAKAELMAKPWDSSLVREMLTRAESENAAAGGRSAYRPEGLNPAFGMQGDGLYRLSDTQAQEILQMRLQRLTGLEQDKIIGEYREVMAQIADLLDILARPERITTMIGEELTSVKAEFGDARRSKIELNATELNTEDLITPQDMVVTMSHAGYVKSQPLSEYRAQKRGGRGKQATQMKEDDWIETLFIANTHDYILCFSNRGRVYWVKVYEVPQGSRNSRGRPIVNMFPLQEGEKINVVLPVKEFSADKFIFMATSLGTVKKTPLEAFSRPMKKGIIAVGLDEGDYLIGASITDGAHDVMLFSDSGKAVRFDENDVRPMGREARGVRGMQLEDGQQVIAMLVAGSEEQTVLTATENGYGKRTPITEYTRHGRGTKGMIAIQTSERNGKVVAATLVDAEDQIMLITTAGVLIRTRVSEIREMGRATQGVTLISLDEGTKLSGLQQIAEAEEGDGEADEASDGEA
- a CDS encoding DUF2059 domain-containing protein, with translation MQKQFKQLVLLAALVPTFAMAQALSNSAPAPAAAAAPIDADKKAAIKDLLDAIDAPKLVSAIGNSAEMQAKQLVPAILSDALSENKTLNDKQKQAAVPTLQKNAVPKLVDGAGKVFGTQQFQNDAMSAQYDAYAKYYSTSEIKDLTTFYKSPTGRKFIQVQDQVGRDVVNGLMQKYMPQAIQATRTQADKEVAAVKPGK